A genomic region of Lysinibacillus sp. 2017 contains the following coding sequences:
- a CDS encoding alpha/beta fold hydrolase, with amino-acid sequence MSYCKVRKAEIYYEDIGEGKPILLIHGFTLDHRIMSGCMEPIFTLRDGWRRIYIDLPGMGLTKNYNEISSSDDMLNALTDFIEAVLPNQEYIIAGESYGGYIASGLIEKQKERILGAAFICPVIIPQLDDRTVENHRIFRRDGEFIEKLSKEDLAVFSSNQVILDEYNWLRYNKEILSGCKIADELLLVKVKKNYEFSFKVNQSIFTRPSLFLLGRQDSSVGYKDALNIMEYYPRGSFAILDIAGHNLQIEQPQLFSSLVNEWLDRTEELL; translated from the coding sequence GTGTCGTATTGCAAAGTTCGTAAGGCAGAGATTTATTATGAAGATATAGGTGAAGGTAAACCAATTTTATTAATACACGGATTTACTCTTGATCATAGAATAATGAGTGGTTGTATGGAGCCAATATTTACTTTAAGGGATGGATGGCGGAGGATTTATATTGACTTACCTGGAATGGGGTTAACAAAGAATTATAACGAAATTAGTAGTTCAGATGATATGTTAAACGCGCTTACTGATTTTATCGAAGCTGTACTTCCTAATCAAGAATACATAATTGCAGGAGAATCTTATGGTGGCTATATAGCAAGTGGACTTATTGAAAAGCAAAAAGAACGAATACTTGGAGCTGCATTTATTTGCCCTGTTATTATTCCACAGCTAGACGATAGAACGGTTGAGAATCATAGAATTTTTAGAAGAGACGGAGAATTTATAGAAAAACTATCAAAAGAAGATTTAGCCGTTTTTAGTAGCAATCAAGTTATACTGGATGAGTATAATTGGTTACGTTATAACAAAGAAATTTTATCTGGATGTAAAATTGCAGATGAACTACTTTTGGTAAAGGTTAAGAAGAACTATGAATTTTCATTTAAAGTTAATCAGTCTATTTTTACCAGACCTAGTTTATTTCTTTTAGGCAGACAAGATTCTTCTGTTGGATACAAAGATGCATTAAACATAATGGAATACTATCCAAGAGGGTCATTTGCAATATTGGATATCGCAGGTCACAATTTACAAATTGAGCAACCTCAACTTTTTAGTTCTTTAGTAAATGAATGGTTAGATAGAACAGAGGAATTACTATAA
- a CDS encoding RNA polymerase sigma factor, whose amino-acid sequence MTVLNKSKENSNLNIKSIVEQVKTGDIHAYTEIICCFQKPIYIYCYYLLGSKEDAEDASQDIFIKGLENINKFSYNTSFSGWLYKIAHHHCIDLIKKKNKGYKFWTGFTKDHTNQTHIQESSYDNIIHELLEKLNMDEKRILLLRSIEEYSFDEIASIMGLKTTTVRKKYERLRKKLVKENKLGEDIYGHSFKT is encoded by the coding sequence TTGACTGTACTGAATAAATCCAAGGAAAATTCCAATCTAAATATAAAATCCATCGTGGAACAAGTTAAAACAGGTGATATCCATGCCTATACAGAAATAATTTGTTGCTTTCAAAAGCCCATCTATATTTATTGTTACTATTTGCTAGGCAGCAAAGAAGATGCTGAGGATGCTTCACAAGATATTTTTATAAAGGGATTAGAGAATATTAATAAATTTTCTTATAATACTTCTTTCTCAGGATGGCTTTATAAAATTGCTCATCATCATTGTATTGACTTAATAAAAAAGAAAAATAAAGGATATAAATTTTGGACAGGTTTTACGAAGGATCATACAAATCAGACTCATATACAAGAGTCTAGCTATGACAACATCATTCACGAGTTATTAGAAAAATTAAATATGGACGAAAAAAGGATTCTGCTTCTTCGATCTATAGAGGAATATAGTTTTGATGAGATTGCTTCTATTATGGGACTTAAGACAACTACTGTACGAAAAAAGTATGAACGACTACGTAAAAAATTGGTGAAGGAAAATAAGTTAGGAGAGGATATTTATGGACACTCGTTCAAAACTTGA
- a CDS encoding IS1182 family transposase, which produces MISKQETLNLSPYMALYDLIIPKDNMLRRINELVDFSFILEELQSKYCLDNGRNAIPPIRMFKYLLLKAIHDLSDADLVERSKYDMSFKYFLDMTPEEDVIDSSSLTKFRRLRLQDMNLLDLLIQKTVEIALEKGLLLSKMVIVDATHTKARYNQKSPKEFLQEKSKNLRKAVYQLNEEMVGKFPAKPTSNEVAEELDYCRQVVEVVETQSKVAQIPAVKEKLNVLKEVIDDYENQLSYSNDPDARVGHKSADSSFFGFKTHIAMSDERIITAAVVTTGEKSDGHYLQELVEKSKEAGMEIEAVIGDAAYSAKDNLHYAKSKELQLISKLNSVITNGSGQRKIEFDYNKDAGMFVCPAGHLAIRKTLSTNKNKNKNPKMSYYFDIEKCKVCPMREGCYRNEAKSKTYSVTIKSTEHEEQSIFQETDAFKMLAKNRYKIEAKNSELKNPHGYKTAKSAGLFGMQIQGATTIFAVNLKRILKLLNEKE; this is translated from the coding sequence ATGATTTCTAAACAAGAAACGTTGAATTTAAGCCCTTATATGGCGTTGTACGATTTAATCATTCCAAAAGACAATATGCTTCGCCGAATCAATGAGCTCGTAGATTTTTCATTTATCCTAGAAGAACTTCAGTCAAAATACTGTTTAGATAATGGCCGTAACGCAATTCCACCGATTCGCATGTTTAAATATTTACTATTAAAAGCGATTCACGACCTATCGGATGCCGACCTTGTCGAGCGTTCGAAATACGACATGTCCTTTAAATATTTTTTAGACATGACCCCAGAAGAGGATGTCATTGATTCAAGTTCGTTGACAAAATTCCGTCGACTTCGTCTTCAAGATATGAATCTATTAGATTTACTGATTCAGAAAACCGTTGAAATTGCCTTAGAAAAAGGGCTACTACTCAGTAAAATGGTCATCGTTGACGCTACTCATACAAAGGCTCGTTATAATCAAAAATCGCCAAAAGAATTTTTACAAGAAAAGTCGAAAAATTTGCGAAAAGCTGTGTATCAATTGAATGAAGAAATGGTTGGGAAATTTCCAGCGAAACCTACATCGAATGAAGTCGCAGAAGAATTAGACTACTGTCGTCAAGTAGTGGAAGTGGTAGAAACACAATCAAAGGTTGCACAAATCCCGGCTGTAAAAGAAAAGTTAAATGTTTTAAAAGAAGTAATTGATGATTATGAGAACCAGTTAAGCTATTCGAATGATCCGGATGCACGCGTAGGGCATAAGTCAGCCGATTCTTCTTTCTTTGGTTTTAAAACGCATATTGCGATGAGTGATGAACGAATTATTACAGCAGCGGTTGTGACGACAGGTGAAAAAAGTGATGGTCATTATCTTCAAGAACTAGTTGAAAAAAGTAAAGAAGCAGGTATGGAAATTGAAGCAGTGATTGGTGACGCCGCTTATTCTGCGAAAGATAACTTACACTATGCCAAATCAAAAGAGCTCCAATTAATTTCAAAGTTAAATTCAGTCATTACAAACGGTAGCGGACAACGAAAAATTGAATTTGATTACAATAAAGATGCCGGGATGTTTGTCTGTCCAGCTGGGCATCTAGCTATTCGAAAGACACTTTCTACGAATAAAAATAAGAATAAAAATCCGAAAATGTCCTACTACTTTGATATTGAAAAATGTAAAGTTTGCCCGATGCGTGAGGGCTGTTATAGGAACGAGGCAAAAAGTAAAACCTATAGTGTGACCATTAAATCAACGGAACATGAAGAACAATCGATTTTCCAAGAAACAGATGCATTTAAAATGCTGGCGAAAAATCGTTATAAAATCGAAGCGAAAAATAGTGAGTTAAAAAATCCACATGGCTATAAAACAGCCAAATCTGCGGGTTTATTTGGCATGCAAATTCAAGGAGCCACAACGATATTCGCAGTGAATCTTAAACGAATATTGAAACTGCTAAATGAAAAAGAGTAA
- a CDS encoding cupin domain-containing protein, with translation MKKGQLDVINLEKLIQDQTDYINFIVSEVNDHALRIAVINGEFHWHKHEDCDELFYVLEGELFIDIENNETVSLKPGEIFTVPANTMHRTRSNERTVNLCFERTSNDING, from the coding sequence ATGAAAAAAGGTCAATTAGATGTTATTAACTTAGAGAAATTAATCCAAGATCAAACTGATTATATTAATTTTATCGTAAGTGAAGTTAATGACCACGCTCTTAGAATAGCTGTTATTAATGGGGAATTCCACTGGCATAAACACGAGGATTGTGATGAATTATTTTATGTGTTGGAAGGAGAACTATTTATCGATATAGAAAACAATGAGACAGTATCTCTTAAACCAGGTGAAATATTTACTGTTCCAGCTAATACAATGCATCGAACTCGTTCAAATGAACGGACAGTTAATTTGTGTTTTGAAAGAACCAGTAATGATATAAATGGATAG
- a CDS encoding DUF4179 domain-containing protein: protein MDTRSKLEDKELAQIERLIRETPIEVDLVDRTMNKYESKRNTKQRESFRTHMKIRQKLMIITASAAMIFSLTIVMGLISPTMAATMKEVPLLSSVFKFTRDLGLHAADEKGLSTKLNSSVTHEGFTLNVTEVVYDGTRVAIGIERHHIEGENSKESLSEQISKIEFLLNGEPLDHTNFSGLFLQPSKDNNSVILEFSDLKNQGGSPFPKQFDLTLSTTITGISEPFKIDIPVSDIGNYVNLQPNISRKHKNNQLTIEQIILTPITTSITTRIALLDKSTSVDFRSGINIAVFDEQGREPRLVHGNGRRETNKGTSDLIMDLRVHPFETLPKAITIKPYIHLYDGEGSYQLDENGDPKIQYIPELEITIPINSKE from the coding sequence ATGGACACTCGTTCAAAACTTGAAGATAAGGAGTTAGCTCAGATAGAAAGACTTATTCGAGAAACACCTATTGAAGTTGATTTAGTTGATCGTACTATGAACAAATATGAAAGTAAACGTAACACAAAGCAACGAGAAAGTTTTAGAACTCATATGAAAATACGTCAAAAGCTGATGATAATTACCGCCTCTGCAGCAATGATTTTTAGTTTGACTATTGTTATGGGGTTAATATCGCCAACGATGGCGGCGACGATGAAAGAAGTGCCTTTATTATCATCTGTTTTTAAATTTACAAGGGATCTTGGTCTACACGCCGCAGATGAAAAGGGACTCTCAACAAAATTGAATTCAAGTGTTACGCATGAAGGCTTTACATTAAATGTAACAGAAGTAGTGTATGACGGTACACGTGTTGCAATTGGGATTGAACGCCACCATATAGAGGGTGAAAATTCAAAAGAAAGTTTATCAGAACAAATAAGTAAGATTGAGTTTTTACTAAATGGTGAACCATTGGATCACACTAATTTTAGTGGTCTTTTTTTACAACCAAGTAAGGATAATAATTCCGTAATTTTAGAATTTTCAGATTTGAAGAATCAAGGTGGAAGTCCTTTCCCAAAACAGTTTGATTTGACATTATCCACTACAATAACTGGGATTTCTGAACCGTTTAAAATAGATATTCCAGTGAGTGATATTGGAAACTATGTAAACCTACAACCTAATATAAGTAGAAAACACAAAAATAATCAGCTTACTATTGAACAAATTATTCTAACGCCCATTACAACTAGTATTACGACAAGAATAGCCTTGCTTGATAAATCAACTTCTGTAGATTTCCGGAGTGGAATTAATATCGCAGTTTTTGATGAACAAGGGCGTGAACCAAGACTAGTTCATGGCAATGGCCGCCGTGAGACGAATAAAGGAACTAGCGATTTGATCATGGATTTACGGGTTCATCCATTTGAAACCTTACCAAAAGCTATTACAATCAAACCGTATATTCATCTTTATGACGGTGAGGGATCATACCAACTGGATGAAAACGGCGACCCGAAGATTCAATACATTCCTGAGCTAGAAATAACAATACCAATTAACTCAAAAGAATAA